In Bacillota bacterium, the sequence TGAGATTGAGACTTTTACCCGAACGCTTAATTCTGCAGATCTAGTGCTGCTCTGCACCGATGGTCTAACTGATGTAGTGGAAGATGCGGTAATTGCTGATATTTTAAAGGATTACAGTCCAGAGGAAGCGGCACAGAAACTGGTTGCTCTGGCCAATGAAAAAGGTGGGCCTGATAATATTACTGTAATAATAATCAAGATCCCCTAAGGGGTGAACAATTTGAGCTGGCCGATCAAAGCTTGCTTAGAGCTGGGAGCGCTGAGTTTTGCTGCTTTTTTATGGCTGACGCAGATAAGATCGTTTGCGTCTTGGTGGCAGTTGGCTTCAATCTGGGCAGTTTGGACAGTGTTTGTGATTTTCCTTAATAAACGCAAGCTGCCGGTGGATGGATTGGTCTGCTGCGGACTGCTCCTGATGATTGGATGGTTGTTTATTTTCCGCATCGACCCGGTTTTAGCTCTAAATCAATGGTGCGGTATTTTGCTTGGGTTTATCGGTTTTTCGGCCTGTCTCTTGGTTAATTGGCATGATTTTAAATATAAATATATCAGCGGTAGCGCAGCCCTGCTCCTGCTTCTAGTAACTCTTATCTTCGGCGAAACAGCAGGAGGCGCTAAGGCGTGGCTGCAGATCGGATCAATTAGATTTCAGCCGGTTGAAACAGTCCGGATTTTACTGCTGTTATTTCTCGCAGGTTATTTTTATGATCATGAAGAACTGCTGCGGTTAAACCGGCGCTGGCCGCAGTTGAAGTATTGGGGTCCGTTGCTGGTGCTGATGGCCGGTGTATTTTTGTTCTTGGCGGTCCAGCGCGATTTAGGTCCAGCGCTCTTATTCTTCGGCTTGTTTGTGACTTTGGCTTTATATATCAATTTTAACTGGTACTTGGTTTTGATTTATCTATTGGCAGCAGGCGGGGGAGTAGTGCTGGCTTGGTTTGGTTTTCCCCATATCCGCCGCCGCTTTCTGGTATGGGTGGATCCTTGGGTTGATTCTACCGGTGCGGGCTATCAAATTGTTCTGGGCTTATTTGCAGTTCATAACGGCGGTTTGTTCGGTAGGGGTCTGGGTTTCGGATTAGGAACGGATCTGCCGGCTGTGCACACCGATTATATTTTTGCGCTGATCAGTGAAGAACTTGGTTTGATCGGAACTGTGGTAATTTTGCTGATTTACCTGCTGCTGTTGTTTTTTGGTTTAAAGTCGGCCAAGAAACTTAAAGGCAGAAGCCATATTCTGGCGATCGGAATCGTATTAATCTGGGGATACCAGGTGTTTATTGTCAGTGGTGGGATTCTCAAGGTAATACCTCTAAGTGGTATGACCCTGCCTTTTATCAGCTATGGAACTACTTCGCTGATCGCAAATATGTGTTTGTTAGGCATATTGACGAAGCTTGGATCAGGATCAGATCCGAAGCAGGACGAGGGGAAACTTAGAGAAAAGCGCAATCCAAGGCTGGTCTTAAATTTAACTGTGCTTTTATTTGCAGTTTTATTGAGCGGACTAATCTACTGGCAGGTGCTGCGTCCGGATCTGGACAATCATCCGCAAAATCCAAAAGGGCTGATGGTATTTAAAACGGAACGGGGAACTATTTATGACCGCAACGGCACAGCTTTAGTCAGTACCGATAGCGAAACTTTACGGAGGATATACCACGGTCACCCCAGTCTGGTTCATCTAATTGGCTATTTCCATCCCCGCTATGGGATTACCGGTCTGGAATCGGCATATAACCGCCAGTTAAGCAGCAGACAAGATTTGTACCTCACTGTTGATGCCGAGCTGCAGGCCTTAATTGATGGATTATTTAAACCCCATCAAGGCGCTGTAGTGGCGATCAATCCCCAGACAGGTGAAGTGTTGGCATTATATGCTGCGCCTTATATTGATCCGAATCAGCTTGATCAAGCTTGGGAGCAGTTTCAAAAAGATCCCCACAGCCCATTTTTTAATCGGGCGGTAAGTGGAGCCTATCCACCCGGTTCAAGTATAAAACCGCTGTGGTTGGCGGCTGCGTACCAG encodes:
- a CDS encoding FtsW/RodA/SpoVE family cell cycle protein encodes the protein MSWPIKACLELGALSFAAFLWLTQIRSFASWWQLASIWAVWTVFVIFLNKRKLPVDGLVCCGLLLMIGWLFIFRIDPVLALNQWCGILLGFIGFSACLLVNWHDFKYKYISGSAALLLLLVTLIFGETAGGAKAWLQIGSIRFQPVETVRILLLLFLAGYFYDHEELLRLNRRWPQLKYWGPLLVLMAGVFLFLAVQRDLGPALLFFGLFVTLALYINFNWYLVLIYLLAAGGGVVLAWFGFPHIRRRFLVWVDPWVDSTGAGYQIVLGLFAVHNGGLFGRGLGFGLGTDLPAVHTDYIFALISEELGLIGTVVILLIYLLLLFFGLKSAKKLKGRSHILAIGIVLIWGYQVFIVSGGILKVIPLSGMTLPFISYGTTSLIANMCLLGILTKLGSGSDPKQDEGKLREKRNPRLVLNLTVLLFAVLLSGLIYWQVLRPDLDNHPQNPKGLMVFKTERGTIYDRNGTALVSTDSETLRRIYHGHPSLVHLIGYFHPRYGITGLESAYNRQLSSRQDLYLTVDAELQALIDGLFKPHQGAVVAINPQTGEVLALYAAPYIDPNQLDQAWEQFQKDPHSPFFNRAVSGAYPPGSSIKPLWLAAAYQTKAAAPEQFWQDQGLIEFGEQSIQNFNRRSFGSITTQQALSLSSNTVFAELAVLLKAEGLEYLRMFGLGTAPGNLPEPQLSDYGWAQLGIGQGSIAVSPLQMAAAIGAIANRGMGMEPYWVGSLTGSWLTRRIYRPRVKSQVITGLTAGLLRDAMVECVNSGTGQAARIPGITVAGKTGTAENPHGQDHSWFVGFAPADYPEIAVAVVVEHGGQGGGLAAQIAREVMAAWLNRL